One window from the genome of Dermacentor silvarum isolate Dsil-2018 chromosome 7, BIME_Dsil_1.4, whole genome shotgun sequence encodes:
- the LOC125947072 gene encoding uncharacterized protein LOC125947072, with product MMSKFSYNQLAQISALNSLLSSTMGSVLPNFLCLSPSATSASLVNLVALTACRARAVTFCMKHQLIPLEVLKLFALFVRSLHHSKRIVNLWSSELCHQYRHYQVCLRILSASLVSSGQQGEVVFRSWSHEAAYVTEFLWATALPSLLVWTRRRVKNECRSGKLTCLGTGTLPENVVNVLDNGPKFCTEVIDNPVELLSMVRNVANSVELDDQNRVLSEGIDCLLARRPRSNASLQVRDTVKFLQKSNLALLLSDKEGGFVVLPKAVFSEKAEQAVSKNFKPVKCSWRELRKKALALCDEMNMLSLKKTIGSAKKDFLDLFFSVKTHKEGMPFRTIVIEQHSWQGALSRFLQKHLKLLQVNDPYLVDISESVLDYLSKFEYPQQPLHLFYRCCISVLFYPTKPTFMRCSRKHR from the coding sequence atgatgtctaagttcagttacaaccaactagcccaaatttctgctTTAAATAGTCTGCTTTCTAGTACAATGGGCTCTGTTCTTCCTAACTTTTTATGTCTGAGTCCATCCGCAACTTCTGCGTCTTTGGTAAACCTTGTTGCCTTAACAGCCTGCCGTGCAAGAGCGGTGACCTTCTGCATGAAACACCAGCTAATCCCTCTTGAGGTGCTGAAGCTTTTTGCGCTGTTTGTGCGATCGCTTCACCATTCTAAAAGAATAGTGAACCTGTGGAGCTCTGAGCTCTGTCACCAGTATCGTCACTACCAGGTCTGTCTTCGTATTCTCTCGGCATCCCTGGTCAGCAGCGGCCAACAGGGTGAAGTCGTGTTCCGGAGCTGGTCACATGAGGCCGCGTATGTGACAGAATTCCTGTGGGCAACAGCTCTCCCTTCACTGCTTGTCTGGACCAGGAGACGTGTCAAGAATGAATGCCGTTCTGGAAAGTTGACGTGTCTTGGAACTGGCACTTTGCCTGAGAATGTAGTAAATGTCTTGGACAATGGACCAAAGTTTTGTACTGAGGTCATTGATAATCCTGTTGAATTGCTTTCTATGGTGAGGAATGTTGCTAATAGCGTTGAGCTTGATGATCAAAACCGAGTTCTGTCTGAAGGCATCGACTGCCTCTTAGCCAGACGGCCACGTAGTAACGCTAGCTTACAGGTTCGGGACACCGTTAAATTTTTGCAGAAAAGTAACTTAGCATTATTGTTGTCCGATAAAGAAGGTGGTTTTGTGGTGCTTCCTAAGGCTGTCTTCTCAGAAAAAGCTGAACAGGCTGTTTCAAAGAATTTCAAGCCGGTCAAGTGCTCATGGAGGGAGTTAAGGAAGAAAGCCTTGGCTCTTTGTGATGAGATGAACATGCTAAGCCTCAAGAAGACCATAGGTAGTGCAAAAAAGGACTTCCTAGATTTGTTTTTCTCTGTAAAAACGCATAAGGAAGGAATGCCATTCAGGACGATTGTGATTGAGCAACATTCATGGCAAGGAGCCCTCTCTAGATTTCTGCAAAAGCACCTTAAGTTGCTTCAAGTGAATGACCCTTACCTTGTTGACATTTCGGAAAGTGTCTTAGATTACCTTTCCAAGTTTGAGTATCCCCAGCAGCCTCTACACCTTTTCTATCGATGTTGTATATCTGTTTTATTCTATCCCACTAAGCCAACTTTTATGCGCTGTTCGAGAAAGCATCGGTGA